A genomic segment from Neobacillus sp. YX16 encodes:
- a CDS encoding ATP synthase F0 subunit B — protein sequence MGDITLFGLPISFGTMIYQALIFTVLVFILKKLVFKKLVGVLDSRKQHIENQLQLTEQYKQEAEKNLELSTEVLKQARKDAREIIKHSEHEARLMILDAKAQSKEILMEVKEKSFRSQSFVHKDSKGA from the coding sequence TTGGGTGATATTACACTGTTTGGACTCCCCATCTCTTTTGGAACCATGATTTATCAAGCTCTTATTTTTACTGTTTTAGTCTTTATTTTAAAGAAACTTGTTTTCAAGAAGTTAGTTGGTGTCTTGGATAGCAGAAAACAACATATTGAAAATCAGCTTCAACTAACAGAACAATATAAGCAGGAAGCTGAGAAAAATCTGGAACTTAGTACCGAAGTTCTTAAGCAAGCTAGAAAAGATGCCAGGGAAATCATAAAGCATAGTGAGCACGAAGCCAGGTTAATGATTTTGGACGCGAAAGCCCAGTCTAAAGAAATACTAATGGAAGTGAAAGAGAAATCATTCCGTTCCCAATCATTTGTGCATAAAGATAGTAAGGG
- the atpB gene encoding F0F1 ATP synthase subunit A yields the protein MEHSRPQVVLFNLTFDLSIILTTTIASILVFLIAYLATRNLTKGIPKKWQNFMEWIMDFVRDIMNNSMGPNNNLFILSTGVSLLMYLFIANLLGVPFSIITIEEPPVSWWRSPTADAHVTMTLAIMIIAYTHFIDIRLNGFKHYFTSFFKPFKALFAINVLEQFATTLTLGLRLFGNIYAGEVMLALLAGAVTHGFAVASLAAIPLLIWQAFCVFIGAIQAYIFVTLTMVYIAHRLNYKESVN from the coding sequence ATGGAACATTCTAGGCCACAAGTAGTACTATTTAATTTAACCTTCGATTTATCCATTATCTTGACCACCACCATCGCTTCGATTTTGGTCTTTCTGATAGCCTACCTTGCTACAAGAAACCTCACAAAAGGGATACCTAAAAAATGGCAAAACTTTATGGAATGGATCATGGACTTTGTTAGGGATATCATGAATAATTCAATGGGTCCTAACAACAATTTATTTATTTTGTCTACTGGGGTATCTCTTTTAATGTATTTGTTTATTGCCAATCTTTTAGGTGTCCCTTTTTCCATCATAACCATTGAAGAACCCCCCGTTTCATGGTGGCGCTCCCCGACCGCTGATGCTCATGTCACTATGACATTAGCCATCATGATTATTGCCTACACACATTTCATCGACATTCGTCTAAACGGATTTAAACATTACTTTACCAGCTTTTTCAAACCCTTTAAAGCTTTGTTTGCCATTAATGTTTTGGAACAATTTGCTACAACTTTAACCTTAGGGCTAAGATTATTTGGTAATATATATGCTGGGGAAGTAATGCTTGCTCTACTTGCTGGTGCAGTAACCCATGGATTTGCTGTTGCTTCATTAGCTGCTATTCCTCTCCTCATATGGCAGGCATTCTGTGTCTTCATCGGTGCTATCCAAGCTTACATATTTGTAACACTTACAATGGTTTATATTGCTCACCGCTTAAATTATAAGGAAAGCGTAAATTAA
- a CDS encoding hemolysin family protein, whose protein sequence is MDIFNLVIIAILIALTAFFVTSEFAIVKIRSSRIDQLIEEGNSSAISAKKVISNLDEYLSACQLGITITALALGWIGESTIEHLLAPLFNGLEIPEGVSHILSIGIAFLTITFLHVVVGELAPKTLAIQKAEMITLLMSRPLILFYKVMYPFIWLLNGSARIVTSIFGLKPVSESEMAHTEEELRIILSESYKSGEINQSEFKYVNKIFEFDNRIAKEIMVPRTEIVSLSKDDTLDTFLQVIREEKYTRYPIIDGDKDHIIGLVNIKEMVTDLISKETLSTKTLEHYTRPIIRVIETIPIHDLLVKMQKDRMHMAILMDEYGGTSGLVTVEDILEEIVGEIRDEFDSDEIPMIRKIKEHHYIIDSKVLVTEVNDLLGVDIDDEDIDTIGGWILTENYEAKEGDSIHHESYSFKILDMEEHHIKYIEVTKKVNDEEPSENKISLSQTEVLS, encoded by the coding sequence TTGGACATATTTAACTTGGTTATCATAGCCATTTTAATTGCTTTAACTGCCTTTTTTGTAACTTCAGAGTTTGCTATTGTCAAGATTCGAAGTTCAAGAATTGACCAGTTAATTGAGGAAGGTAATTCGAGTGCTATTTCAGCAAAAAAGGTAATTTCAAACTTGGATGAATATCTTTCAGCCTGTCAGTTAGGAATTACCATTACTGCCCTTGCTTTAGGTTGGATTGGGGAATCAACGATTGAGCATTTACTCGCTCCCCTTTTTAATGGGCTGGAGATCCCTGAGGGTGTTTCCCACATCTTATCCATTGGGATTGCCTTTCTTACCATTACATTTTTACATGTTGTCGTCGGAGAGCTGGCACCTAAAACACTGGCTATACAGAAAGCTGAAATGATTACTCTTCTTATGTCACGGCCTTTAATTCTCTTTTATAAAGTGATGTATCCATTTATTTGGTTATTAAATGGGTCAGCACGGATTGTAACGAGCATTTTTGGTCTTAAGCCAGTCTCTGAGAGCGAAATGGCACATACAGAGGAAGAGCTTCGAATTATCCTATCTGAAAGCTATAAAAGCGGCGAAATTAACCAATCTGAGTTTAAGTATGTAAATAAAATTTTTGAATTTGATAACCGGATTGCCAAAGAAATTATGGTTCCCCGGACGGAAATCGTTTCATTATCGAAAGATGATACATTAGATACTTTTCTCCAAGTAATCCGTGAGGAAAAATATACGAGATATCCGATTATTGATGGTGATAAAGACCATATCATTGGCCTAGTTAATATTAAAGAAATGGTGACAGATTTAATTAGTAAAGAAACCCTTTCAACGAAAACCCTGGAGCATTATACCCGCCCAATTATTAGAGTAATTGAAACGATTCCCATCCATGATTTACTTGTTAAAATGCAGAAAGATCGAATGCATATGGCTATATTAATGGATGAATATGGCGGAACATCGGGATTGGTTACGGTTGAAGATATTCTCGAGGAAATTGTTGGTGAAATCCGCGATGAATTTGATTCCGATGAAATTCCAATGATACGTAAAATAAAGGAACATCACTATATTATCGACTCAAAGGTTTTAGTAACAGAAGTCAATGACTTATTAGGAGTCGACATAGATGATGAAGATATAGACACCATTGGCGGCTGGATTTTAACTGAAAATTATGAAGCAAAAGAAGGAGACTCCATCCATCACGAATCATATAGCTTTAAAATACTCGATATGGAGGAGCATCACATTAAATATATTGAGGTAACAAAGAAAGTCAATGATGAAGAACCTAGCGAAAATAAAATTTCTTTGTCACAAACAGAGGTACTCTCCTAA
- a CDS encoding MerR family transcriptional regulator, protein MGELAEIAMVSKRTIDYYTSIGLLNSDRSKSNYRIYSDESLRDLKFIEECKSLHYPLDEIKRKLDRKKDKKIRDSEVEKHVDAVSQQMQKLQNDLVDLIPVVEKLDDLQKEKFTTNLMMLNSVLMKSLLNVPS, encoded by the coding sequence ATCGGTGAATTAGCAGAAATTGCAATGGTTTCTAAACGGACAATTGATTATTATACATCAATTGGTTTATTAAACTCGGACCGTTCCAAATCTAATTATCGAATTTATTCTGATGAATCCTTAAGGGATTTAAAATTTATTGAAGAGTGTAAGAGTTTACACTATCCGCTTGACGAGATTAAAAGAAAACTAGATAGGAAGAAAGACAAAAAAATTCGTGATTCAGAAGTGGAGAAACATGTAGATGCAGTATCGCAGCAAATGCAGAAGTTACAAAATGATTTAGTGGACTTAATTCCAGTTGTTGAAAAATTAGATGACCTGCAGAAAGAGAAATTCACAACGAATCTAATGATGCTAAATTCAGTCTTGATGAAATCCCTTTTGAATGTACCGAGTTAA
- a CDS encoding histidine kinase N-terminal domain-containing protein yields the protein MLSEVQTELIAFFDENKESLVREWEKSIVISNGDPYKEKIRENGIALFNVILNMHTMSEEELLEIIKKYALEISEERALANINIGDFVYNVNLGRSVLYSYLSRAGLQWDDLQVSINKINYTFDKFLYYAVTHYTEAKNKIIEEKTMFIDSTHQDRLTLLGQMTSSFIHEFRNPLTSIQGFVQLLKADHPKMKYLEIISSELEQLNFRISQFLLLSKKELIGKEKEQFHLNKLIDEVLNFLYPSILDGKVKIKKEIVDEITLYGYADEMRQVLINIIFNAIDVLNHHRISNPIIEIKSHIENHTHVLFSISNNGPMIPSELSKTIFEPFFTTKKLGTGLGLFVCKEIIEKHKGDLTCLSTPELTVFTLKLPLAASPM from the coding sequence ATGTTATCTGAAGTACAAACGGAATTAATAGCCTTTTTTGATGAAAATAAAGAAAGTTTAGTACGTGAGTGGGAAAAGTCCATTGTCATTTCTAACGGAGATCCCTATAAAGAAAAAATACGTGAAAATGGAATTGCTTTATTTAATGTTATTTTAAATATGCATACAATGAGTGAAGAAGAGCTATTAGAGATTATCAAAAAATATGCTCTTGAAATTTCTGAGGAAAGAGCACTGGCGAATATTAATATTGGTGACTTTGTTTATAATGTTAATCTTGGCAGAAGTGTGTTATACAGTTATCTAAGCAGGGCTGGTCTTCAGTGGGATGACCTTCAGGTATCGATTAATAAGATAAATTACACTTTTGATAAATTCCTATATTATGCGGTTACACATTATACAGAGGCTAAAAACAAAATCATTGAAGAAAAAACAATGTTTATAGATTCAACTCATCAGGACCGATTAACACTTCTTGGACAAATGACATCTAGTTTTATTCATGAATTTAGAAACCCTCTAACTTCGATACAGGGGTTTGTTCAGCTGCTTAAGGCTGACCATCCTAAAATGAAATATTTAGAGATTATTTCAAGTGAGTTAGAACAGCTAAATTTCCGGATTTCGCAATTTTTACTTTTATCTAAAAAAGAACTAATTGGAAAAGAGAAAGAGCAGTTTCACCTAAATAAATTAATTGATGAAGTCTTAAATTTCTTATATCCGAGTATTTTAGACGGTAAAGTAAAAATCAAGAAAGAAATAGTCGATGAAATCACTCTTTATGGTTATGCGGATGAAATGCGGCAAGTACTCATTAATATCATATTTAATGCGATTGATGTGTTAAATCATCACAGAATCTCTAATCCAATTATTGAGATTAAAAGTCATATAGAGAATCATACACATGTTCTTTTCTCCATTTCCAATAATGGTCCGATGATTCCTTCAGAATTAAGTAAAACCATATTCGAGCCATTCTTTACAACCAAAAAACTTGGCACTGGTCTTGGACTTTTTGTTTGTAAAGAAATCATTGAAAAACATAAGGGTGATTTAACCTGTCTTTCAACTCCAGAATTAACCGTTTTTACACTTAAATTACCTCTTGCTGCGTCTCCTATGTAG
- the thiT gene encoding energy-coupled thiamine transporter ThiT: MEKKRSNTLFLVEVAVFSALAYLLDLVSGLFSLKIWPQGGSISIAMIPIFLMSFRWGIKGGILSGFLLGLLQFILGFSQIYTLLQGIIDYGIAFSVVGLAGIFASQVKNSLKNNSRNWVTFVLLGTFLGSALRYLAHVYSGIVFFGEYAPAGQPVAVYSFVYNGTYMLPSFIVCAILVILVISAAPKKMI; this comes from the coding sequence ATGGAAAAAAAACGTAGTAACACATTATTTTTAGTTGAAGTAGCCGTATTTTCTGCACTTGCTTATTTATTGGATCTTGTTTCGGGGCTATTTTCATTAAAGATATGGCCACAAGGCGGTTCGATTTCAATCGCGATGATTCCGATATTCCTAATGTCATTTCGTTGGGGTATAAAAGGAGGAATCTTGTCTGGATTTTTACTTGGTTTACTTCAATTCATCCTTGGCTTTTCTCAAATTTATACACTTCTTCAAGGAATAATTGATTATGGAATTGCTTTTTCAGTTGTTGGGTTAGCAGGTATTTTTGCTTCACAAGTGAAGAATTCTCTTAAGAATAATTCAAGAAATTGGGTCACATTTGTTCTTTTAGGAACGTTTTTAGGAAGTGCTTTGCGTTATCTTGCTCATGTGTATTCGGGTATTGTATTCTTTGGTGAATATGCACCTGCTGGCCAGCCAGTTGCTGTTTATTCCTTTGTTTACAATGGAACCTATATGCTTCCTAGCTTTATCGTTTGCGCAATCCTTGTAATCCTTGTCATTAGTGCAGCACCAAAAAAAATGATATAA
- a CDS encoding FeoA family protein, giving the protein MFGSFKIGEKGKIINISKVGRLVQRRLLDLGITEGSEVCVKCVMPFGGPVMIESCGQCVGLRRKEACLIEVERI; this is encoded by the coding sequence ATGTTCGGTTCGTTTAAAATTGGAGAAAAAGGAAAAATAATTAATATTTCTAAGGTTGGCCGCCTAGTCCAAAGAAGGTTGTTGGACCTAGGAATAACAGAAGGATCTGAGGTCTGTGTCAAATGTGTCATGCCTTTTGGTGGACCAGTCATGATTGAGTCTTGCGGACAGTGTGTAGGGCTCCGTCGCAAAGAAGCGTGTTTAATAGAAGTGGAGAGAATTTAA
- the feoB gene encoding ferrous iron transport protein B: MEIALIGNPNTGKTSLFNNLTGSYEYVGNWSGVTVEKKVGVFKNHIGKLIDLPGIYSLNPLSKDEGVVTTYFLEEQVDRLLNILDASQLERNLHLTLQLLEYEKPALIGLNMIDVANNRGIKIDTDKLSQILGVPVVPVVARSGKGCDRLIEVISTSSKHSKVKKHVYYGKAIEDAITKLSMELIGKTEHSPRWLAIQLFEGNEYVNHYLSDLLEPSKLVPLVSNLESVIKQENSHVKSLANYIYMKRKEVIEKILEASVQKVSTVVPLSERIDAIVTNRYLGMPIFLICMYLMFMMTFDWLGTPLSDVLDGILTGPVSTGFEALLGAIHASDFIHALIIEGLIAGVGGVLVFVPQIFILFFFISLLEDSGYMARVALVMDRIMESVGLNGKAFIPMMIGFGCNVPGIMAARTIETPRERLMTILLTPLMSCSARLPVYALFVGAFFVGHKALVVLSLYVLGIVVALLLAKIFTKTLLKSETSLFVIELPPYRLPQVQSLWRSTWDKGKGFVRKAGTFIFAGSVFIWLLSYAGPNGLKVDMDDSFLAAIGNLFAPLLEPIGFGTWQAAASLITGFLAKEAIISTMNIIYFVPENASLQGLLSDFYTPLAAYSFMVFILLYIPCLATAATIYKETGSRKWTAFSILYALFIAYVLCLVIYQGGKLFGLV; the protein is encoded by the coding sequence ATGGAAATCGCCCTAATTGGAAACCCAAATACCGGAAAAACCTCATTGTTTAATAATCTTACAGGATCCTACGAGTATGTGGGCAACTGGAGTGGTGTTACAGTTGAAAAGAAAGTCGGGGTTTTCAAGAATCATATAGGAAAATTAATTGATTTGCCTGGAATCTATTCCTTGAATCCATTATCAAAGGATGAAGGAGTCGTAACCACTTACTTCTTAGAGGAACAGGTTGATAGACTGTTAAATATTCTGGATGCTTCTCAATTAGAACGGAATTTACATTTAACCTTGCAGCTGCTCGAATATGAGAAACCTGCCCTGATTGGTTTGAATATGATTGATGTCGCGAATAACCGCGGTATTAAAATAGATACAGATAAGTTATCCCAGATTTTGGGTGTACCCGTTGTACCCGTTGTAGCAAGAAGTGGTAAAGGCTGCGACCGTTTAATAGAGGTTATCTCAACAAGTTCGAAACACTCAAAGGTGAAAAAACATGTTTACTATGGAAAAGCAATCGAGGATGCGATAACCAAATTGAGTATGGAACTAATTGGAAAAACAGAGCATTCACCAAGATGGCTTGCCATTCAACTTTTTGAAGGGAATGAATACGTAAATCATTATCTTTCTGATCTTTTAGAACCTAGTAAACTAGTACCACTCGTTTCAAATCTAGAATCAGTCATAAAACAAGAAAATAGCCATGTGAAATCGCTGGCAAACTATATTTATATGAAGAGAAAAGAAGTTATTGAAAAAATACTAGAGGCATCAGTTCAAAAGGTGAGTACCGTTGTCCCTTTGTCTGAAAGAATTGACGCCATTGTAACCAATCGCTATTTAGGAATGCCAATCTTCCTAATATGTATGTATTTGATGTTTATGATGACCTTTGATTGGCTGGGTACCCCATTATCTGATGTATTGGATGGGATATTAACAGGACCAGTGTCCACGGGTTTTGAAGCACTCCTTGGCGCTATTCATGCTTCAGACTTTATACATGCATTGATTATTGAAGGATTGATTGCTGGTGTCGGCGGGGTACTGGTATTTGTTCCACAGATATTTATTCTCTTCTTTTTTATTTCCCTATTAGAGGATTCTGGCTACATGGCAAGGGTTGCCCTCGTAATGGACCGAATTATGGAGTCTGTTGGGCTAAATGGAAAGGCATTTATTCCAATGATGATTGGGTTTGGCTGTAATGTTCCAGGAATTATGGCTGCAAGAACGATTGAAACACCACGTGAGAGACTTATGACCATATTATTGACACCCTTGATGTCATGCTCTGCCCGCTTACCGGTTTATGCACTATTTGTTGGAGCATTTTTTGTGGGTCATAAAGCCCTAGTGGTATTAAGTCTTTATGTTCTAGGAATCGTTGTCGCTTTACTACTAGCGAAAATATTTACGAAAACATTATTAAAATCAGAAACGTCTCTATTCGTTATAGAATTGCCGCCATATCGTCTCCCACAGGTTCAATCGCTTTGGAGAAGTACCTGGGATAAGGGAAAAGGCTTTGTTAGAAAAGCAGGAACCTTCATCTTTGCCGGCTCCGTTTTCATTTGGCTGTTATCGTATGCCGGGCCGAATGGATTAAAAGTTGATATGGATGATAGCTTTTTGGCAGCGATAGGGAATTTGTTTGCACCGCTATTAGAGCCAATAGGATTTGGTACTTGGCAGGCGGCCGCCTCATTAATAACAGGATTCTTAGCAAAAGAAGCCATCATTTCAACTATGAATATTATTTACTTTGTACCAGAAAATGCGAGTCTGCAAGGTTTATTGAGTGATTTTTACACACCGCTGGCTGCCTATAGCTTTATGGTTTTTATACTATTATATATTCCATGTTTAGCCACAGCGGCAACCATCTATAAAGAAACAGGCTCAAGGAAATGGACTGCATTTTCTATCCTTTACGCACTATTTATTGCGTATGTTTTATGTTTGGTCATTTATCAGGGCGGTAAATTGTTTGGTCTAGTCTAA
- a CDS encoding FeoB-associated Cys-rich membrane protein, translating to MIANIGSFIIGAAIFGYAAWALVKFINKSKKGKCAACDLEKSCSTQSQCGIPPK from the coding sequence ATGATAGCAAATATAGGTAGTTTCATAATAGGCGCTGCGATTTTTGGTTATGCGGCATGGGCATTAGTAAAGTTTATTAATAAATCGAAAAAAGGAAAATGTGCGGCATGTGATCTTGAAAAGTCTTGCTCTACTCAAAGTCAATGTGGCATTCCACCAAAATAA
- a CDS encoding helix-turn-helix domain-containing protein, whose product MNREEIIMLVSDKLRLIRTEAGYTQDKMAEIIGVSKKTLVQIEKGRVLAGWSTVVTICALFRETETVQFLFGNEPLEVLETVAREGIDYRKMKTFGGRIWWREVARKNGFILQQNILSKHFRILDDKHYRVYSSFDEKQSKIRFKELTKNV is encoded by the coding sequence ATGAATAGAGAAGAAATCATTATGCTAGTTTCAGATAAATTGCGATTGATTCGTACAGAAGCAGGCTATACTCAGGATAAAATGGCAGAAATCATTGGAGTATCAAAGAAAACTCTTGTACAGATTGAAAAAGGAAGGGTCCTTGCAGGCTGGTCTACTGTTGTTACCATATGTGCTTTATTTAGAGAAACAGAAACGGTCCAATTTCTATTTGGAAATGAACCGCTCGAAGTTTTGGAGACAGTTGCTCGCGAAGGAATTGATTATCGGAAAATGAAAACGTTTGGAGGACGAATTTGGTGGCGTGAGGTCGCACGGAAAAATGGATTCATCCTTCAACAGAATATCCTTAGCAAGCATTTCCGAATATTGGATGACAAACATTATCGGGTATACAGCAGTTTTGACGAAAAACAATCAAAAATAAGATTTAAAGAATTAACAAAGAACGTATAA
- a CDS encoding penicillin-binding protein 1A, whose protein sequence is MKKVVNNWKRWHMNQLMVLSFSLLVLGFLGIVYAYSMDLDISSLKNELPQATVFYDLNGEVASKVSANKNEGVPINQIPDSMKNAVIAIEDHRFYEHHGVDYIGITRALIRDIKARGMVEGGSTITQQLTKNTLLTSQKTLKRKVDEVFLAMQIERQYSKQEILQMYLNQIYFGDGAWGIKHAARNYFAKDVKDLSISESALLAGLIKAPSALNPYHHLEKATQRRNLVLTQMKKQGYITNQQYEQAMNEKVMLNDKGGDPFRGKYPHYVDQVFEEAINVYHLSQDELLTGGYQIYTELDSTMQSAMEKTYQKDDLFPRGTDKMVQSGGILVDPKTGGIRAIVGGRGEHTFRGYNRATQLKAQPGSSIKPLAVFTPALENGWKITDMLKDEPMSFGEYEPSNYNYEYDGEVPMYEAVKDSKNVSAVWLLNEIGIEKGLDSAKRFGIPLEKGDRNLSLALGGVEKGVSPLIMAEAYSAFPNNGVRMKAHVIKKIEDAEGNIVAEWKEKKERVTTKAVTDHINTMLLGVVEHGSGKNAQIPGREMAGKTGSTQVPIEGVKGVKDQWFVGYTPQLVGAVWVGYDKTDEKYYLNTTSSAGAAIVFREVMKEALKDTPSTSFDVPRIDGLIQKKQEEETEMNLDTIEEHFNKGARKWEEKWRKQKEKWEKRWKRIGPKMNH, encoded by the coding sequence ATGAAAAAGGTAGTGAATAATTGGAAGCGATGGCATATGAACCAATTAATGGTTCTCTCGTTTTCGCTTTTAGTTTTGGGCTTTCTAGGTATCGTATATGCTTATTCAATGGATTTAGATATTTCTTCACTTAAGAATGAACTTCCACAGGCAACCGTATTTTATGATTTGAATGGAGAGGTTGCCAGTAAGGTTTCAGCAAATAAAAATGAAGGTGTTCCAATCAATCAGATACCTGACTCCATGAAAAATGCAGTCATTGCAATAGAGGACCACCGATTCTATGAGCATCATGGCGTCGATTATATTGGTATCACAAGAGCACTGATAAGGGATATTAAAGCTCGCGGTATGGTAGAAGGCGGTAGTACCATAACCCAGCAATTAACGAAAAATACACTGCTTACCTCTCAAAAAACATTAAAGAGAAAAGTAGATGAGGTATTCCTAGCCATGCAAATTGAGCGACAATACAGCAAACAGGAAATCCTTCAAATGTACTTAAACCAGATTTATTTTGGTGATGGTGCTTGGGGGATAAAGCATGCAGCAAGAAATTACTTTGCAAAAGATGTCAAGGATTTGTCCATAAGTGAATCGGCATTGCTGGCAGGGTTGATTAAAGCACCTTCTGCTTTAAATCCCTATCACCATTTAGAAAAAGCAACGCAAAGGAGAAATCTTGTTTTAACACAAATGAAGAAACAGGGATATATAACAAACCAGCAGTATGAACAAGCAATGAATGAAAAAGTAATGTTAAATGATAAAGGTGGAGACCCGTTTCGCGGGAAGTATCCTCATTATGTTGACCAAGTCTTTGAAGAGGCGATTAACGTATATCATTTATCACAGGATGAATTACTAACTGGAGGATATCAGATTTATACCGAGCTTGATTCTACTATGCAGAGTGCTATGGAGAAAACCTATCAAAAAGACGATTTATTCCCAAGAGGCACTGATAAAATGGTCCAAAGCGGTGGAATATTAGTTGATCCCAAAACAGGTGGAATCCGAGCCATTGTTGGTGGTCGCGGAGAGCACACTTTTAGGGGATATAATCGAGCAACTCAATTAAAGGCACAGCCAGGTTCATCCATTAAACCGCTCGCGGTCTTTACTCCTGCACTAGAAAATGGCTGGAAAATAACCGATATGCTAAAGGATGAGCCAATGAGCTTTGGTGAATATGAACCAAGCAATTACAACTATGAATATGATGGGGAAGTTCCTATGTATGAAGCAGTAAAGGATTCAAAAAATGTTTCGGCTGTCTGGTTATTAAATGAAATTGGGATTGAAAAGGGCTTAGATTCGGCCAAACGTTTTGGAATACCACTAGAAAAGGGTGATCGCAACCTATCACTTGCACTTGGAGGTGTAGAAAAAGGAGTATCTCCGTTGATTATGGCTGAAGCCTATTCTGCCTTCCCAAATAATGGAGTTCGAATGAAAGCCCATGTTATCAAAAAGATTGAAGATGCAGAAGGGAATATCGTTGCAGAATGGAAGGAAAAAAAGGAAAGGGTCACCACAAAAGCTGTAACCGATCACATAAACACTATGCTGCTTGGCGTCGTTGAACACGGTTCTGGAAAAAACGCTCAAATACCAGGTAGAGAAATGGCTGGGAAAACAGGCTCAACACAAGTACCAATTGAAGGAGTTAAAGGTGTTAAGGATCAATGGTTTGTAGGCTATACCCCACAATTAGTTGGAGCGGTCTGGGTTGGCTACGATAAAACCGATGAAAAATACTACTTGAACACTACTAGCAGTGCGGGTGCAGCCATTGTATTTCGTGAAGTCATGAAGGAGGCATTAAAAGATACACCTTCAACCAGCTTTGATGTCCCTCGCATTGATGGGTTGATACAAAAGAAGCAAGAGGAAGAAACAGAAATGAACCTAGATACAATTGAAGAGCATTTTAATAAAGGTGCGAGAAAATGGGAAGAAAAATGGAGAAAGCAAAAAGAAAAATGGGAAAAGCGATGGAAAAGAATAGGTCCTAAGATGAATCATTAA
- the sigY gene encoding RNA polymerase sigma factor SigY, whose amino-acid sequence MDPLIKSAKEGDHLAFAMLFKENYPFLVKYLMKITMNPDMAEELAQETMAKCIQKIHLYNGQSKFSTWLISIATNAYIDQCRKQKRENKWKGQEEVYRKLKWHFESRNEEWNDALEALGKLPVDVRVPIVLKHYYGYSYDEIGEWMKISSGTVKSRVHNGILAVRRELKLGEETEGRHTRQRTTK is encoded by the coding sequence ATGGATCCGTTAATAAAAAGTGCAAAAGAAGGGGATCATCTAGCATTTGCCATGTTGTTTAAAGAAAATTATCCATTCCTTGTAAAGTATTTAATGAAAATTACAATGAATCCAGATATGGCAGAGGAACTTGCACAAGAAACAATGGCAAAATGTATACAAAAAATTCATCTCTATAATGGTCAAAGCAAATTTTCCACTTGGCTGATTTCCATTGCTACCAATGCCTATATTGACCAATGTAGAAAACAAAAGCGAGAAAACAAATGGAAAGGACAAGAAGAAGTTTATCGAAAGCTGAAATGGCATTTTGAAAGCCGGAATGAGGAATGGAACGATGCGCTGGAGGCTTTAGGTAAATTGCCAGTAGACGTTCGGGTTCCCATTGTGCTGAAGCATTATTATGGTTACTCCTATGATGAGATTGGTGAATGGATGAAAATATCCTCTGGAACGGTGAAATCAAGAGTTCATAATGGAATTTTGGCGGTAAGAAGGGAGCTGAAACTAGGTGAAGAAACAGAAGGTCGTCATACTCGACAACGAACAACAAAATAA
- a CDS encoding YxlC family protein, which yields MKKQKVVILDNEQQNKHDLDAIHMMQEGLSKVDQFPVYTPDLQWFESMVRTEKENSRKKLRKELSLFLIIALVILSGIIVSFYQMPGVFIFIQIITPVFIAYYTISRFSKKVKINE from the coding sequence GTGAAGAAACAGAAGGTCGTCATACTCGACAACGAACAACAAAATAAACATGACTTGGATGCTATTCACATGATGCAAGAAGGTTTGAGCAAGGTGGATCAATTCCCTGTCTATACTCCGGATCTCCAGTGGTTTGAAAGCATGGTACGAACTGAGAAGGAAAATAGCAGAAAAAAATTAAGGAAAGAACTATCCTTATTTCTAATAATTGCCTTAGTTATCTTAAGTGGAATCATTGTTTCTTTTTATCAAATGCCAGGTGTTTTTATTTTCATTCAAATTATTACTCCGGTATTTATTGCATACTATACAATTTCTAGGTTTAGTAAGAAGGTGAAAATCAATGAGTAA